Proteins co-encoded in one Camelus bactrianus isolate YW-2024 breed Bactrian camel chromosome 6, ASM4877302v1, whole genome shotgun sequence genomic window:
- the LOC105064720 gene encoding olfactory receptor 11H12-like encodes MSISEANNSSGSVSEFILLGFPCRRDIQIVLFVMFSLIYLLTLMGNTSIICAVWSSWKLHTPMYILLANFSFLEICYVSSDVPKMLANIISQTKSISYAGCLLQFYFFFSMCAAEGYFLSAMSFDRFLAICRPLHYPTIMTHHLCARLVVFCWAGGFLSILMPAVLMSRVPFCGPNIIDHFFCDLGPLLALSCAPVPKTTLTCATVSSLIIFITFLYILGSYTFVLRAVLRVPAGSGRNKAFSTCASHFLVVSLFYGSVMVMYVSPGSRSHPGTQKFVTLFYCMATPFFIIL; translated from the coding sequence ATGAGTATCTCAGAAGCCAATAATAGCTCTGGGTCTGTGAGTGAGTTCATTCTCCTGGGCTTCCCCTGTCGCAGAGACATCCAGATCGTCCTCTTTGTCATGTTCTCCCTCATCTACCTTCTGACTCTCATGGGGAACACGTCCATCATCTGTGCTGTGTGGTCAAGCTGGAAGCTCCACACACCCATGTACATCCTCCTGGCCAACTTCTCCTTCCTGGAGATCTGCTATGTCAGTTCTGATGTGCCCAAAATGTTGGCCAACATCATCTCCCAGACCAAGAGCATCTCCTATGCTGGCTGCCTGCTCCAGTTCTACTTCTTCTTCTCCATGTGTGCTGCTGAGGGCTACTTCCTGTCTGCAATGTCCTTTGATCGGTTCCTTGCTATCTGTCGACCTCTGCATTACCCCACCATCATGACTCATCACCTATGTGCCCGATTAGTGGTTTTCTGCTGGGCAGGTGGCTTTCTATCCATACTGATGCCTGCGGTTCTTATGTCCCGGGTGCCCTTCTGTGGCCCTAACATCATTGACCATTTTTTCTGTGACCTGGGACCACTGTTGGCACTATCCTGTGCCCCAGTTCCTAAAACTACTCTAACTTGTGCCACTGTGAGCTCTCTTATCATCTTCATCACCTTCCTCTACATTCTTGGGTCCTATACCTTCGTTTTGCGAGCCGTACTTCGGGTCCCAGCTGGCTCAGGCAGGAACAAAGCTTTCTCTACGTGTGCCTCCCATTTCTTGGTGGTCTCTCTATTCTATGGCTCAGTCATGGTGATGTATGTGAGTCCAGGCTCTAGGAGCCATCCTGGGACCCAGAAATTTGTGACCTTGTTTTACTGCATGGCAACCCCATTCTTTATAATCCTTTGA
- the LOC105064721 gene encoding olfactory receptor 11G2-like produces the protein MNVSERETTRFVSHFILMGFPSSPEMQLLYFGFFSAAYTLTLVGNTAIVCAVWWDQRLHTPMYILLGNFSFLEICYVTTTIPNMLVNFLSTIKSISFVSCFAQFYFFFSFGCDEGFYLCIMAFDRYLAICRPLHYSRIMTKQLYTGLVIFGWSCGFILFLTPVVLISHLPYCGPNIIDHFLCDPVPLMMLSCSEDTTTQFIYSTVNAIFMIGTFLFILCSYALVILAVLRMPSAASKRKAFSTCASHLAVVVLFFGPVMVMYVSPGSGHSVEMQKIITLFYSVITPLCNPLIYSLRNKEMKAALRRAFGTEIPVHKT, from the coding sequence ATGAATGTGTCTGAAAGAGAAACCACCCGCTTCGTTAGCCACTTTATCCTCATGGGCTTCCCCTCAAGCCCAGAGATGCAGCTCCTCTACTTCGGGTTCTTCTCAGCAGCCTATACACTGACCCTGGTGGGGAACACAGCCATTGTCTGTGCCGTGTGGTGGGACCAGCGCCTTCACACTCCCATGTACATCCTCTTGGGGAATTTCTCTTTCCTGGAAATATGTTATGTCACCACAACCATCCCTAACATGTTGGTCAACTTCCTGTCCACGATCAAGTCCATCTCCTTTGTGAGCTGCTTTGCACAGTTCtacttcttcttctcctttgggTGTGACGAGGGCTTCTACCTTTGCATCATGGCCTTTGACAGGTACCTTGCCATCTGCCGTCCGCTGCATTACTCACGCATCATGACTAAACAGCTGTACACTGGCCTTGTCATCTTTGGCTGGTCCTGTGGCTTCATCCTCTTCCTAACCCCAGTTGTTCTCATTTCACACTTGCCCTATTGTGGCCCAAATATCATAGACCATTTTTTGTGTGATCCTGTCCCGTTGATGATGCTGTCCTGTTCTGAAGACACCACCACACAATTCATTTACTCCACTGTCAATGCTATTTTCATGATTGGCACCTTTCTCTTCATCCTTTGCTCTTACGCTCTGGTGATTCTGGCTGTGCTGAGGATGCCCTCAGCAGCGAGCAAACGCAAGGCTTTCTCCACTTGTGCTTCTCATCTGGctgtggtagttctgttttttggTCCTGTTATGGTGATGTATGTTAGTCCTGGGTCAGGACACTCAGTAGAAATGCAAAAAATCattactttgttttattctgtgaTAACACCCCTCTGCAATCCTCTAATCTACAGTCTCCGGAACAAGGAGATGAAGGCTGCCCTAAGGAGAGCTTTTGGGACTGAAATACCTGTTCATAAAACATAA
- the LOC105064722 gene encoding olfactory receptor 11H6-like translates to MGPKGSVDVLGEKIVNNAGRNNHSDPVSEFILLGFPCTWETQILLFAFFSVIYVLTLIGNLSIICAVWWDHHLHTPMYTLLANFSFLEMWYVTSTVPSMLASFLSETKTISFMGCFLQFYFFFSMGTTETFFLSAMAFDRYLAICRPLRYPTVMTVQRCIRMGACCWLCGFSCFLLPVYLISQLPFCGLNTIDHFLCDPGPLMKLSCVPAPATEITCAVFNSVLIFSTFVFITSSYTLVIRAVLRVPSAEGWRKAFSTCGSHLAVVSLFYGSIMVMYVSPTAGNPAGIQKIVTLFYSVMTPLFNPLIYSLRNKEMKEVLRRLFRIMISGQGQPLKH, encoded by the exons ATGGGGCCTAAAGGATCTGTTGACG ttttaggggaaaaaatagtgAACAACGCAGGAAGGAATAATCACTCTGACCCTGTGAGTGAATTCATTCTTCTTGGATTCCCTTGTACCTGGGAGACTCAGATCCTCCTCTTTGCATTCTTCTCTGTGATCTATGTGCTGACACTAATTGGAAACCTGTCCATTATCTGTGCTGTGTGGTGGGACCaccacctccacacccccatgtacaCCCTGCTGGCCAATTTTTCGTTCCTGGAGATGTGGTATGTCACCTCCACTGTCCCCAGTATGCTAGCCAGCTTCCTCTCTGAGACCAAGACCATCTCCTTCATGGGCTGCTTCCTCCAGTTCTACTTCTTCTTCTCCATGGGCACCACTGAGACCTTCTTCTTGTCTGCCATGGCCTTTGACAGGTACCTTGCTATCTGCAGGCCCCTGCGCTACCCCACTGTCATGACAGTTCAGCGCTGCATCAGAATGGGAGCCTGCTGCTGGCTGTGTGGCTTCTCCTGTTTTCTCCTCCCAGTTTATCTCATCTCCCAGCTTCCTTTTTGTGGCCTCAATACTATTGATCACTTTTTATGTGACCCAGGACCCCTTATGAAGCTGTCCTGTGTGCCAGCTCCTGCCACTGAGATCACCTGTGCTGTCTTTAACTCAGTCCTAATTTTCTCCACTTTCGTGTTCATTACCAGCTCCTACACCCTGGTGATCAGAGCGGTACTGAGGGTCCCCTCAGCAGAAGGCTGGCGTAAAGCCTTCTCCACATGTGGCTCCCATCTGGCTGTGGTGTCCCTGTTCTATGGCTCCATCATGGTGATGTATGTGAGCCCAACAGCCGGCAATCCAGCAGGGATTCAGAAAATTGTGACCTTATTTTATTCTGTGATGACGCCACTTTTCAATCCCTTGATCTACAGCCTCCGGAATAAAGAGATGAAAGAGGTCCTGAGAAGACTGTTTAGGATCATGATATCTGGTCAAGGACAGCCTCTCAAACACTAG
- the LOC105064687 gene encoding olfactory receptor 11H12-like: MNTSEPDSSFPFVREFILLDFSCEWKIQILLFSLFLTTYALTITGNGSIVCVLWCDQRLHIPMYIFLGNFSFLEIWYVSSTVPKMLVNFLSDKKTISFVGCFFQFYFFFSLGTTECLLLATMAFDRYLAICHPLHYPNIMTGHLCTKLVIICWVCGFLWFLIPIILISQMPFCGPNIIDHVVCDPGPLFALACVSAPKTQLLCYTLSSLVIFGNFLFILGSYTLVLLAVLRMPSANGRRKAFSTCGSHLAVVSLFYGSLMVMYVSPGLGHSAGMQKVATLFYAMVTPLFNPLIYSLRNKEIKAALRKILGSFNTI; the protein is encoded by the coding sequence ATGAATACCTCTGAGCCAGATTCCAGCTTCCCTTTTGTAAGAGAATTTATACTCCTAGATTTTTCTTGTGAGTGGAAAATTCAGATCCTCCTCTTCTCACTCTTCCTTACAACATATGCTCTGACCATAACAGGGAATGGGTCTATTGTTTGTGTGTTATGGTGTGACCAGCGACTCCACATCCCCATGTACATATTCCTGGGTAATTTCTCCTTTCTAGAGATCTGGTATGTCTCTTCTACAGTCCCCAAGATGTTGGTCAACTTCCTCTCAGATAAAAAGACCATCTCCTTTGTTGGAtgtttcttccaattttatttctttttttctttgggaACAACTGAATGCTTACTTTTGGCCACCATGGCCTTTGATCGGTACCTTGCTATCTGCCATCCCTTGCACTACCCTAATATCATGACTGGGCATCTCTGTACCAAACTGGTCATTATCTGCTGGGTTTGTGGATTTCTGTGGTTCCTGATCCCCATTATTCTCATCTCTCAGATGCCCTTCTGTGGTCCAAACATCATTGACCATGTTGTGTGTGACCCAGGGCCACTATTTGCTTTGGCCTGTGTCTCTGCTCCAAAAACCCAACTGCTTTGCTACACTCTAAGCTCATTAGTTATCTTTGGTAACTTCCTCTTCATCCTTGGGTCCTATACTCTTGTCCTGTTAGCAGTGTTGCGAATGCCTTCAGCCAATGGGAGACGGAAGGCCTTCTCTACCTGTGGGTCCCATTTGGCTGTGGTATCCCTCTTCTATGGCTCTCTGATGGTGATGTATGTGAGCCCAGGACTCGGACATTCTGCTGGGATGCAGAAAGTTGCAACTTTGTTCTATGCTATGGTGACCCCACTCTTCAACCCCCTCATCTATAGCCTACGGAATAAGGAGATAAAGGCAGCCTTGAGGAAAATTCTGGGGAGTTTCAACACAATCTAA